Within the Setaria viridis chromosome 3, Setaria_viridis_v4.0, whole genome shotgun sequence genome, the region CAGCTAACGAAAACGATGCAGTAGATACTTGCAGGATGCAGCTTTAGATTCAGCTCCCTTAATAACGTGGGTAACTTCCTAGGGATCCTGTATATCTTTTGCCAATGCCCATGCCCCAATGGAGTCCGTGACTCCTCCCTGCCACACGAACGAGGCTTTCCGACCGTATCCGGGAGACCCAACTTCAACTCACGCCAacttgcagctgcagctgaTTTCGAACGCAACCATGCACTACGCAACAAGTGCACATATGGGCTGCAGATCATTATTGCCTTCACCTGTCCGTATACTATTCGTTCTGCAGAGCATGTGTGTGCATCAAAAAAGGGGTTATGATGAGGTCTTACTCTGACAGGCAGGTAGTCCCGTGGTCAAATTGGCTGCAGCcctgccctgcagctggttccCGTAGCATCTCACCTCTGCTGTGCGGTGGGCTGTGGCGTGGTACAAGGATCGCCGCCACCAATCTTCTAGGAAACCGAGGAATTTTTTAGCCTGCAAGTTGGCGCGCAAGTTGCCGATAATATACGAGGGGAATATACGGGTACATACACGTAGTACACGCCCACCAGCGCCCGGCTTTGCCGAGCTACCTGTATCACACATTTTTTTATCGGAGGGTGTGGGCAACATGAGACAAGGAGCGAGCCAAAGGCGACGCAATTAGAAATGCGCCCACTTGCCACTctggggagggaggcgaggacgCGAGGTAGCAAGTACGAGTACCCTTTGCTGCTGGGCTTGGAAAACCTAGGAGCTCACACCACCATGGTTTCTGTGGTGCCCACCCTTATTTCCCGCTCCCCTTTCTATGTTGTTACTATCTTAACACGGATACTctcgctaaactttagcacttatcacatcggatgtttaatactaattagaagtattaaacatagtctaattacaaaattaattgcacagatggagtttaattcacgagataaatctattaagcctaattagtccatgattcgataatgtggtgctacagtaattatttactaatgatgaattaattaaccttaatagatttgtctcacgaattaaacttcatctgtgcaattaattttataattagctcatgtttagtcctaattagcatctgaacatgtgatactgctaaagtttagcacctcgtatccaaacacctccaagTTAGCGACAAAAAACCAATTTTATATATAACGAGGAGAAGAAAAGTTTGAGATCGCTTCCAGGTTTTTTCAACCGCGGTGTGCGGGTTCCGTCCAGGCGGCCCTTGGGGTGAAGCAGGAGGCAGCCCCAGTTAGGGAGGGGGCCAGATGCAGACGGAGCGCGACGTGTCGGGTGGCCCACCGCCCCAGTGACCGAGACACCTAAAATAATAGCCTCAGCTTCGGACGGGCCAACAACCTATGACTGCGTGACAGCTCAGCAGCATCGTCGTCGAGGATCCATCCGCCGCAGTGGTGTACCGCAGAGCTCGATCTCCGGTGGAGATCGCCATGGTACCATTACCATGATGATGCAGCTTGCAGCAAGCAGCATCTCTCCCTTTTTTAATTAAATACATAAAATAAAAACTTCTAGATCATCGTACTGCTTTTACCCGTGACTGCGGCCCACCGACAAGCCGAAATGACAAACCCGGAAAACCATAGGGTCCATAGCGACTGCAACTGTGATTTTTCTCCAGTCGTTGATTGCGGCGGTCTAGGTCGCATGATCCTACGGAGAAAACTGGACGCAGTACCAAAAAGGTCACTGAAAAGCGCGACTTTTACGGGTGAAAATGCAATGCGTGAGGGTGAGACTTTTACGGGTAAACACAGATAGGGTCCATAGGGAAGGGAGGGTTCCAGTCGAACAGCAGTGGAGAAGGCATGTGATGACTGGCACAAAAGATGGGGCACATCAGATCCGGTTCCCGTCCTCTGCCGTCCCATCCACGGCGCACGCGCGGCGCACGCACACGGAACCATTTGACCCGCGCTCTCCCAAGCATCGAAATGCCGTAATCTTGATTATGCAAGAAAAGGAAACCCAACGGATCCCTCTCTCGATCGATCGGAAAAGCTGAAGTTTGCCACGACCAACGTTTCCTTCAAAAGAGAGAGTTGCCCGGTTGAGACGCCAGCGTGAAGCCCGTGCAGAGTACGGCCGGTGCGATCTTATCACGAGGCCATATGGTCCAAGCAACGGCATGGCACGAAACAAGGACATCCGGAACCTTGCCACGCCATGATGCGTGCCTGTGTCACATGATTTCTTCTCCGGGACCGGGAGAGGCATTGGATTTGTTTTTGCCGCCGGCGGACGTGGACGACGCGGTCACTGGGAGTCAGAAACGGGTAGTGCCGACACAGTAGGATGCAAAGACAAGGCGCAAGTGGGGGGCAACCACTACTAGGATGCCCGGCCTGGCCTAGCCTTAGCCTGCCCTTTCCATCCAACCTACTATACCAGATTAGCTAGGAGGAAGCCGTCAAGATCGAAGGGGGAAGAAAGAAATCGCTTTTGAAATAGCCCACACACCACACATCAATCACTTACTGTCCCTATAGCCctgggatgtttggatcctcTTTTAGTCCCTGtaacatcgaatgtttagatactaattaggagtattaaacatagagtATTTATAAAAcctattgcacagatggaggctaaacggcgagacaaatctattaagctaattagtccatgatttgtcaatgtgctgctacagtaaccatttactattgatgaattaattagacttaatggattcgtctcgccgtttagcctccatctatgtaattagttttataattaattcatatctagtccttctaattaacttccgaatatttgatgtgacacggactaaactacCCCCGACCTTACTACGCCCCCGAATAAGAACAGCTGGCTAAACAAACCTTATATGCCACTTGCCCAACCAATCAGAAAACTATGGATTGTTTTGTGGACATTATGGATTGCAGGTCACCTCACCCGTCACCCCTGTCCATCCGGTCACTAAACAGCCTACTTTCATTCCCGGGAGGCTTTACATGCCTCCATATAATTGATTGATGAGCTCGCTCAATAGAGTAAGACGCTCTGGAAACGACCCCTGTGGCTATATAAATATTGCCAGGCACGAGATGCTGTTGCGGCTGGTGCCTGTACTTTAGCATCTGTCTCCACCTGCCGAAAATAGTAGGTACACACATGTACTACAGCTTGAATGCAGGCTCAGGCTCAGGTGGTTAAAGGGGAATGACTCTTGAGCTTGGCCCcaacaatacaatccaacaCCATGGCGCAACTTGCTTTCGGCAACAATCAGGTTACAGAGGGGGGTTGCAAGTTGCAGCCGGTTGCTTTGCCTTTAGGGATGGAGGAGGTGGGGGGTCCCCAGCGGCGGCGAAAACGCTACGCCGCCCAGGAGCTATCAACGGGACCGCACGGATAAGGCAAGGCAAGCAGCCGGGAGATGCAACTGATGGATCATATCAACATGCGACAGAGTGTACTTGTAAACACCTACTCTTGTGGAAAAAGGAGTTTACAATGGATGGTCCTAGAATAGATAGGCGGGCGCCTCCCCTCCAACAACCGCCCAATCTAATTGGTTCACATTTCGCTCCCAGCTAGGCTCTCTGGAGGCCATACGAACCTTGGACCCAGCGACTAGTAGCCAATGCCAGCCTGTCAAACAACTGGGCGCGCCCATGTTTGACTCCTAGGTTAGAAGCTTGGTAACACTTTTCTCCTTTATTCTTTTGTACTACCATACTATGTTTAAGTCTGCAAGAGCAAGACGGCCCAACCGAAAGGCTAACTTTGGTTAGCTGATCGACTCGGCGCTAAAGCAATCAACCCAAGAGGTTCAAGGGCCTACAGCCGGATACTATAATGTTAAAAAGTAAAAACTGCGTCACAGACATAGGAACATGGTCAAATACCTAACTCTACAGCAGGCCCTAGTGTTTTCGATGAGATGATGCGCCATTACGAGAATCAGCTGCGCGGGGAACAAAGTTGTTTCTAGACGGAATCCAGTCTTCATGCATCCTGATGTTCTTTAGATGCCCAGTTAAAGTTTATGTCCTCAAATAGCAGCGACCGGGCCTATTATTAAAATACCGTATCTCCAAATGAGGAAACGCACTAGCACATATGGTGAATATTTTCCTGCTTTTTCAGGGCATGTGGGGGAATAAGTGGTTAGGTCTTTGCAATAGCAAGTGCACACTGTTTCTCCTGGTGCTAAAAGATGACCTGTCAATAATGAGTCCCATGAACAAATGTTGCTTCTAGAGACATACCCCTTAACTCCAATTAAGATAAACCCATCGGAAAAAGTGATCCTGATAGCATTCCATCAAAATCGCACGAAAGGAAGCATTGGACTTTTAGTATAATTGCCAAGCAATCAACACCCAGTAAAGTAATTCTTCCTGTCTACTAACAAGACAGTTCAGTTGCTTCGCCTCAATTGGTTCCCCTAGAACCTAGTTCTGTTTCTTTAAGCTCCCAAAAGCAAACACTGTCCCTTCAATAAAACACTAACCCCCAGCATATGCTATGCATATAAGTGGCACGATGTGCGCAAAAGTTTCCCAGGTGAGCAGCTTCTTTTCAGGAGGATTAGTTAGGGTGCCCATTCCAGCCAGGAAGGGCGAATAGACGAGAAGGGCAACTCCTAGATTGAAATAAACAAAAGCCAGGAACGATTCAAAGAATACATATGATTTGGTGATTGTTGAAGATTTTTAGAAGGGAAAGGATCCCACGAGGTGGCAACTGTGGGCTGTGGCTCCTGTTCTTTTCTGTGGGTGGAAACGGAAAGCAGGCATGATGTGGCGCGCACACCATACGAGGTTATCGAGGTATAAAAAATGCTATCGCAAGACGTGGAGGATTGGTATCCATTCTTAGAAAGTCCACTACCCCAGACCAAACGCACAGGTCAGACCATTATTTCCACTAAAATTTCATGGTTCCGTGTATAATATTGAACGTCCAATCAGGGATTCTATATGATTTTATACATTATCTAATAGTAATGGATCAGGCAGCAGAGTCAGGCATATGAAAGCAGAGACTGTTAAATTTTCTGCAATTAACGTAAATCAAAGCTCATGAGTAAATTTGTTGTACCTTGCATTGATTCTAAAGACTAATGATGACAGCTGATCTCATCAGGTACAGGTAGGGTGCAACCTACAATTCAGTTTCATATGAAAGCAAAGTTCGTTAGTTCAGTAAAAACTACTTTGGCCTTCTACAAGAGTTACACAAAACTGTATCAAGGTGATTTTTCTCTTGTAAACGACTGCCATTTTTCTTCTAACCATTGACCATGATATTATAGTTGACTAGCATTCTTCATatagcattcaacttgattttaTTATGCCCCTATGACAGTTCTGGATTCCAGGTAACTATAGATATCTCCCTCCCAAAAACGTAAGGTTTGTTTCTGAAATCGTTGAGCTAATGGTTGGAGGCAAAATTCATGATGGTTTGAAACAGAAGTATTTACCTTGTTATGACTGACCTTTCTGAACAACAGTTCCTAAAGGAGGCCATGCCTGATTTTCTCCCCTTAATGGTACCAGTTTATGTTGTTCATGCTATGTTACAGGCATAAAAGATATTTGGAAGGAAACCTCACCTGCAGGATACCGGCTATTTCAACCTTCCTCGGGAAAAACGCCCACTCATTACGCTCGAACAGGAGTGCAGGACTTATGAAGGATACAAACCTGCAAGATTCCAAAAATTCATAAATCAGTTTCTTTACAAGAATTAATCTTTCCAAATCAATAAGACAATTGCAGAGGGTCCACAGAATCATAAGGGGAAAAGATTGAATAATTGGCAATTTTTATGCAGAATAAAGTAGCCAGCAGCAGGAATAGCCTCCCACTAACTGAACAGAACATCCACAGTAACCAGATTTGACATATCAATCAAATTTTCTCGAATAGACATATCAACCAATTTGACCCATGCAGGGTGAATCTTATTCCTATACAGCCCATAGTATTACCAAAACCAGATCATCACTGGAGTTAATCATGTAGCTACTGTAATTATACAGCACTCGAATGATACCTACAGGTGAAAGTTGCAACACGAAAGAAACTAGGATCAAGATATCTAAGACCATACTTATTTGTTATCACTTTTTGATAGGCATATACATAGTAACAATGATTGAATATTACCTTGCCTGTATAACTGGACAGATGAGTAGTTGAGTAAAAATAAACAGATTAGGACCAATCAATGGATCGTTCGAGCAAAACTGTGAACTAAAATTTATCATGCATTTGGCATCAGTTTTATGCAAGCTACAAAATTAAGACATGACCTCACAGTTCAGAGATCAAGCCTTAGTGGTAGGACAAATCTTACATAAGGATTCCTTCTGGACATCCCAATGAATATCTTATTCTGTGGTTAAAAAGATGCAGCATTCCAATTTCTATCACCTCAACTTCTTTCTTCATTGTTCATTTAGCCAGTGGTCCTGGCAATTGGTGGACATTCAGTTGAACCTTAACCTACCAATTCTTGTTATGttcatttttttctcgaacaatgcaggagagctgcgtgtcatttcattaagaaaggAAGTCGTACAAAATGTTCAAAGGCAACAGGAGAGGCCGAAACCTCCCCAACATACTCCACTCACACTACGCCACGGCTAGGAAAAAATGTCATGGCAAAAACAACCCGGCCACGACCTACTAGCCATACTCTTGGTATGTTCATTAAAGGCAAAGATTTAGAAATGTGGTTTGCAGAGAGATACTTGCTGTGGCTTTCTGATCCATCTGGTGTCATAGAAATAGCAAAATTTTCAATGGGGGTATCCTTTCTATAACTAGATGGAAGAGAGAATTCAAAGTTGAATTTGCTCGGAATGTAGAGCAAAACCTTCAGATAAACATTTGCTTAGTAATTGGCTAAGTAGCTTCTCTCgatgtctttttcttttcttttatttagtgcAAAGAAGATCATGCTGCAGGGAACTCCTCGCAGTTTTaggtccaaaaaaaaaaatttgccaCCTTAAGTTCAAGAACCCATACAAGATTGCCACAACCAATCAATTGCAAAGCCTTGCTGCGAAGAGAAAACAGGATACACAAGCAAGACTACTTATGAACTTGAAGGAAAGTGCAttgaaattaaataaaatatattcATACAATCATTAGACAACAAGGAGCACAGGATTACACCTGTTCAATATAGTAGCATTCAAATGGTTATCGAGCCAGAACATTTTGCCCTGGAGAAATAACTGAGTTAGGACCCATAACAGGAAGATTGCGAGCTTAAGCCCATTATCTGCAAAACAAAGTATAGATTGTACCTTGACAACGAATTGAGGTTATCTCAGGGCCTGTCACATCAATGCCTTCATCACTTAGTAATGTAATGCCTGATGACTCAACAACGAATGGAAATGCTACTGCCGGAGACATAGGTGATTTTGCCACCTTGATGAACCTGTGGCCTATGGAGAACACATTTTATAGTTATCTCATCTAAAATTATACAATGGCTAAATGTGCAACTTCTATTTGATTCATAAAATCTCAAAGTTAAGAAGACTAAGATTAATAGCAAACGGGGAGTATTTTAGTAGCCCATATGACATCTTGACTAACTCTAAAGATTTTTGTTGTCAGAGCAAGCCTCCTTAGCATAGTTGTAATTTTCATGCATCGCTATGTGTATTCATATCCTACCATTTTTACCAAGTGACGTCAAATTTTCCATATATACAGCTCTAAATGTTACTGACAGCTATAGTGATATTTCGCAAGACAAAAAAGGCAATGCATTTCTAACAGTTCCTAACGTTTAGTTGTGCTTCTATGCGCTTCAACCGCACATCAAAACTGAAGTCTCGAGTTCAAAGGTAAAAAACAACATGATACGGACATAACTAAACAATGTTTGCAACCGAAGTTATGTGTCAATTTCTCATTACACAAACATGCAGCATATCAATCCGATcgaaacataaaaaaaaagtacCGATCATTCCTATGATTTTAATAAGTACTGATGTGACGTGAATTCAAAAATCATCCGTCAATGGTATATGAACAGAGAACAAAGAACATAAATCCctgtatttagaaaaatatcAAGACAAACCTGAATGAGACTCGAAGACTAAGCGGACAGTTACAGCATGAGCCCACTGAATCCCTAGAGCAGCAATAAGATGGGAATCAAACCTTTCAGCACAATTATTACCATCCTTCCTGTCCACTGCAGATGATTTGTACTAATACTTTAGTCCGCATCGGCAAATTGTCTAAAATGATTAACTTATAGAAATAAAGTCCAAACCTTCAAAGGAAAAATGGTAACCATCATCATTACTTTGGCTGCGAACTTGGTTTGTAACGACAACTGGAATTCTTGAAAACTCTGCTATAGACCTgcagagaaaaaaagaagacaaagacaggaaggaaggaaaccAAAGGTACTTCAGCAGATGAATACCGGTACACTAAAATAATATACAGAAAATGATGTGAACTTTAAGAGACTGGGAAACCCACTTAATAAAAGAAAGGGCCCATCTTAAAGGGTGTTGTCTGAAACCTGCTGTAGCTTTCTCATTTTCCCTGTTACAGACAGGATGTAATAAAGTTTTTTCTCGAACATAGGATGTAATAAAGGTTAGTTTTCTATCAACTAATAGCATAACTATTCAAGGACTAAATTCAGCTTATGTAAAAACCTAAAGCCTACACTTGTTGCTCCTAAGCACAACAAGCATTGGAGGTGTAATGTGCCGCTTAAACTCTAGCAGCATGAAATGACACAGTAACTAGCCCATTTAATAGCAAGCATGGCCCTTGTTTTGTACAGCAATAGAAATATAATAGTTGCATTAGCTGGTTGATACTGAAAATTTGTGCCTAATTAATCAGTACGTGTTGGACATGATGGTATTAGATGATGAAACATACTTCAGTTGAAATTGGATATTTTGACAATCTGGTAGCCAGCAGGAGATTGTCTACAAGAATACACTTCAACTTTTCAAAATATAAAGCAGGTTATTTGAAAACTAGACTAACAAATTTCGTGTCCGTAGCTTACAATGACATAAGAGCAGCCATGCTATCAACAATGAGTAACTTCACATCATGCTGAAGAAGAGTCACCTTCATCTGTTCCAAACTGTTGAAAGACAGTAAAATATTGAAAAAACAGTGTTAGTACAACATGTTGAATTTCATGAGGAGCGTAAACCTAAAACACAAGATCAAAACTATGACTGCACGAGATTGAACAGACGACAAGCATTTCAAATTCTCAACAGCATGGTACTAGAATCTTGAAGATATTTTAAGGAACTTCCAATCCTTCACGTGCCTAAGAACTAAAATCACTAAAAATATTTGGCCGTTGCTGGTATATTTTGCAATAAAGGTAAAAACAAGACCCAACATAGGAGGAACTAGGCTGTTatcattaagaagaaaaaataggCACTCAATTCGAGCTGAAGAGGACTCGAACCTGGGTGGTTGGGATGCACAACTAAACCTCCCACCCCAACTAGTTGAGCTAGGCTCACTTCCTaaataaaggaaagaatgtTGGTAAGGAAGCTCATTGATTTCAAGAACAGCTATACCTCTTGGTGAAATCAGCTAAAGATGTTGGTCGCATCACTAGGATCCTCCCAGCCATCTGCAAACAAGGATATGAAACAACAGCCAAGAAATGCCAGGATTGTGAGAACAGAAGTTCAAGGACTGAAAGATATCTTAACAAGGTTTCCTAGCTTTTTTTTCAAGGGATAAGGTTCCCAAGCATAAGCATATGGGTTATAGAATATGGAGTATGAGACCTTTTGCGCCAAGCCTTCTTGTCGAAATATTTGGGGAAAGCTTTTCTGACCAATCTCAATCATCCTGCAACATATTAATGGTATCATGAAAATGTTGACTAAAGATAATTCATAAAGAACATACTGGGAGTATTAAACAGTAATCAGGAACTTCAGCTACCTCCGTGAAGAGAACTTGGATTCCGTGTCAATATACACAACTCGACC harbors:
- the LOC117849781 gene encoding DNA repair protein RAD51 homolog 2 isoform X2, whose amino-acid sequence is MANMPISEMRLPPHLAHLLAARRLDTAKDVLSLPEVELMAVLDAGLPTTRAAVAHVSEAACPPCQTALALLEERVRLGGGGRLATTLRGLDEALGGGIPMGKLTEVVGPSGIGKTQFCLKLALLAALPEYYGGLDGRVVYIDTESKFSSRRMIEIGQKSFPQIFRQEGLAQKMAGRILVMRPTSLADFTKSLEQMKVTLLQHDVKLLIVDSMAALMSLSIAEFSRIPVVVTNQVRSQSNDDGYHFSFEVDRKDGNNCAERFDSHLIAALGIQWAHAVTVRLVFESHSGHRFIKVAKSPMSPAVAFPFVVESSGITLLSDEGIDVTGPEITSIRCQGQNVLAR
- the LOC117849781 gene encoding DNA repair protein RAD51 homolog 2 isoform X1; this translates as MANMPISEMRLPPHLAHLLAARRLDTAKDVLSLPEVELMAVLDAGLPTTRAAVAHVSEAACPPCQTALALLEERVRLGGGGRLATTLRGLDEALGGGIPMGKLTEVVGPSGIGKTQFCLKLALLAALPEYYGGLDGRVVYIDTESKFSSRRMIEIGQKSFPQIFRQEGLAQKMAGRILVMRPTSLADFTKSLEQMKVTLLQHDVKLLIVDSMAALMSLENEKATAGFRQHPLRWALSFIKSIAEFSRIPVVVTNQVRSQSNDDGYHFSFEVDRKDGNNCAERFDSHLIAALGIQWAHAVTVRLVFESHSGHRFIKVAKSPMSPAVAFPFVVESSGITLLSDEGIDVTGPEITSIRCQGQNVLAR